Within Methylocystis sp. IM3, the genomic segment GCTTGACAGGAATCCATCCCCCGATCCTGGCGTCCGTCGCTGTAATTGTCTTGGGCGCTGAGCTCATCGCGCGTGGCGCGATGATTGCTTCGGTCTTGTCCACGGCCGCCACAGAGTCGGCTGCCGATCTCGCGCTCATGGGCGAGTCTGGCGGCGGCCTCGCCGCTTTGTTTCTGGCAGGGCTCGGGGGCGTGACCCTCGGAGTTCTCGCGCTTCTTGGCGTCGCTGAACTTGTCTTGACGGCAGTGGCGACGATCGCCTTCGGCGTCGCACTCGTCTTGAGCAATGGCAGCGGCGCGATCATGCTCAGCGCCGATTCAACTGCAATGGGCGAAGGCTCCCTTGTGGCCGAAAGCGTTCCGGCGGTCGCCGGGCTTGTCGCCATCGTACTTGGAATTCTCGCGCTTGTGCTGATGGGCAAGGCGGCGAGTGGTCTCTCGCTCATCCTTGCGGCTCTGCTCATCCTCGGCGCGGCGGTTGTTGTCTCGGGGAGCGGTATGGGGCTGATGATGCAGAGCCTGGCGCGTCGTGGAGAGTAAGTGAGGATTCCGCTGATGCCGGCTTCTTATGATTACGGGCAAGGAGGCTGGGCCTCGGAAATCTTCGAGGTCCTCGCGAGTCTCGCGGCCATCGCCCTTGCGGTTTGTGGGCTTACAGGCATTCTCGCGCCAATATTGGCGGCGGCGGCGACGATCGTGTTGGGCGTCGCTCTGGCGGCGGATGGCGTCGGGCTCTTGCGCCGCTACAAATGGACCGGCGGCCGAGACGAAGGGGCCTGGAGCGCCCCGCTGCGCTTTGCGGTTCTGGTCGCGGGTTTGATGGGCGCGGCGCTTGCGGTGTTTGCGCTCTTTGGCGCGGATCCCGCGTTCCTGATGCCTGTCGCGAGCGCCTTGTTCGGCGCGGGTCTGATTTTGAGGAGCAACGTCGTCTGGGAGCTTTCGCTTCGCGAACTCGCCCATTCGACGAAGCGCGACAGCTTGTCGCTCCGGGCGGAGGCGGCAGGAAATGACGCCGCCGTATTCGCACTTGCGGGCTTCGTATCAGGCGCGCTGGCGTCGATTGCCGCGGCAGGCGGGCCGAACGATCTCACGCTCAATCTCGTCGCCATCGTCGTTGCGGCGTCGACTCTCGTCCTGTGGAGTCGCGTCGCCATGGCCGTAGCGGCGAGACTGCTGCAACCGACCTTGTTCATTCGTCGTCGCACGCCCATTGCACGCTAGCTCTGACGGGCGTGGGAGGCCGAACCTGGCTTGACTCTTTGGCAACTGCGCTAGCTGCTTTCCGGGTCGTGGTACGCTTGAAGGATAAAAAAATGTCAATCGCTCCAGAAACCCCCATGCGCCAGAATGCGCCGGCGGCCGTCGGCGGGCTGGTAGACGCCATCGGCGGCGTCGCCACCGCAATTCTCGCCATCTGTGGCCTCGTCAACATCAATCCCCCGGTCATGATCGCCGCTGCGACGATCGTGTTCGGCGTGGCCCTGCTCCTCCAGGGCGGCGCGTGCATGGCTGAATTCACCCAGGCCGCACGAACGAGCGGTCGCGTCGTCGACATGGAGCCGGGCGGCAATTTGGCCGCGATACTCCTCGTGGGCGCGGCGGGCGTCGTGCTCGGAATTCTTTCCCTCCTTGGGATCGGCGCCAATGTCATGATCCCCTCCGCCGTGATTGCGTTCGGGGTCGCCATGATCCTCGGCAGCAGCTTGTTGCCCCAACTACATGCGATGCGCCAGGCCGCGCAGCCAGGGCTTCAGCGCCGCCTGGCGGGGAGCGAAATCTTCGTATCGCAGATTGCCTCCGGATCGGCTGTTGGTCAGTCTCTGGCTGGCCTCGCGGCGATCGTGCTCGGAATACTCGTGCTTGCCGGCCTCAACCACCCCGCGCTCATTCTGGTCGCATTACTGGAGCTCGGCGCGACGCTCGTCATTACCGGGGGCGCGCTGACGGCGGCTATTCTTGGCGCCATGCAGCCTTGAAGAGCGCAGACAAGGACCGCGGGTGGCTGCTCACGGCTCGTGAGGCAGCCACCCGGGACCCGTTCTTGGCGGAGTCGCTTATCTCATGGAAGAGGGCAGGCGATGACGCAGGCGGCCGGGAATGCAGACGATCAGGCGCAGAGGCGTCCCAATCTCGCGACGATCCTTGTCGCCTTTGCGATCTTCGTGCTCGTTTTTCATGAATTGCGCTGGGTAATCCTGCCCTTCGTGCTTGCTGGCCTGCTCGCCTACCTCTTCAACCCCCTCGTTGAACGCATTTCGGCGAGGTTCGAGGCGTCGAGGATCCTGGGAGCGGCGGCCGTATTTGTGACGCTTCTCACAGCAGCAGTTGTAACGATCTGGATCGGCGCGCGCCCGCTGGTGACAGAGCTCGAACGCGTGGCGACAGATCTGCGCGAGATACTGGGCCGGCTTGCCCATGGCGTCTTTGACGACAGGACTGTCACCATCTTCGGCATCAACGCGGACGCAAACCAGATCGCCGAGGCGGCGACGAACGGTCTGCGTGGCTGGATCGGTCAGACCGGCCGTCTGCTGCAACTCGCGTCAGTGAGTTTCGTAGCGTTGTTCGGCTGCATTCTCGTCTTTGTCCTTCTGTTCTACCTGCTCGCCCAGGGTCCGCAGATCATGCGGAGCCTTCTCTGGCTCGCCCCGCTCGATCAGCGCGACACGATCGAGAAAGTCTGGGCGCGGCTAGGGCCGCTGCTGTGGCGCTATATTTGCGGCGTTCTGATCGTTGTCGCTTACGCAATCGTTGCGGCCTATGTCGGCCTTGGACTCGTGCTCGGCCTCAGACATGCGCTCTTTCTTGCTCTGCTCACGGGTTTTCTCGAGATGATCCCCGTTGTGGGACCTGGCGCTTCCGCTCTCATCGCCGGCCTGGCCGCAATCGGCAATGCGACAGGAATTGCTCCCATAATCGGCTATGCGATCTACGCAATTGCACTGCGCCTGTCGATTGACCAGCTTCTCGGCCCGCTGGTGCTCGGCGCCGCAGCGACGCTCAGTCCCGTGACGATCATCTTCTGCTTTCTCGTCGGCGGGGCGCTGTTCGGCGTGTCAGGCGTCATTCTCGCCGCGCCTGCGGCGATTGCGCTCAAGACATGGGTCGCGGTGACGCGCGGCGAAACCACGCTCGGATAGTCGGGAGACTACCTTGGAGTCGCGCGCCGCCTAAGGTCGGGCAGGATGATCTCGGCGCCGGGACGAAGGCGATTGGGGTTGAGGCCCGGATTTGCGCTCGCAATATCGCGCCACCGACCGGGATCGTGATAAATTTTGCGTGCAATGCCGCTGAGCGTGTCGCCGGCTACAATTCTGTAAGTTTCCGCCTGCGTCTCGCTTGCGACGGGCGCTTCCTTGGAAGGCTGAGGAGCTTCGGGCCCAACGGCCGTTTCGGCGCTTCTACCGCCAGACGGCGGGGCAGACCCGGCATTTCGCTCAGCGGGTTTTCTTGCGGCCGCCTGTGTCGGTGCGACGTGCTCGACGCCGTGATGGCTGAGTGCATGGATCGAGAGGCCCAACATCACCAGAGCCAGCAGGGCGGCCGCGAGCGGCGCTCTGCTGATGGCGCCGCCATTCCCCAAACGCTCACCGGTTTTTCCTGGCGACTGGATCGAAGCAGGTACCGCTGTCGCGACGATATATTTGCGTTCGACTTCTCTTTTTTGCAGCTCCTCGATCTGGCCGAGGCTCATCTCCGCGCCATCCGCGTCGAGAATGTGAATGTCTGGCTCCGCCTGCGCCTCGAGGAGCTTCACCGTTTCAAGGCATCCGGAAGCTGTTTGGCGCTGTGTGAGGATCTTGTCGCTTCCATGAACGACAGCATAAGCCACGACGGCCATCCGCTTTCTTGCTTGGCGCTCAGGGGGAACTCCCACTGAGTTAGCGATTGGACTGCGGAAGGCAAGGCGGCGGGCGATATTTTCCACTCAGCCCATGCGGGAGGACGCCGTAAGGCGCGGAACGTGCTCCATGAGCTCGCCACGCTATTTTTCTGAGATCATCTTTCAACACCGGCGCGAAATCATGCAGGCTCAGACCGCTCGGACCGCAAATGGCGTCCCTCAAAGAAGCTTCATGCTCAACTTCGGTCCAGTGCACCCAGCCGCACATGGGGTCTTGCGCCTGATACTGGAGCTTGATGGCGAAGTCGTTCTTAGGGCCGACCCACACGTCGGATTTCTGCATCGTGGAACGGAAAAGCTGATCGAGGACAAAACCTATTTGCAGGCGCTTCCCTATTTCGATCGCCTGGACTACGTGGCGCCGATGAATCAGGAACATGGATTTTGCCTCGCGGTCGAGAAATTGCTCGGCATCGAGCCGCCATGGCGCGCCCAGCTCATCCGTGTGCTGTTCTGTGAGATCGGGAGGCTTCTGTCGCATCTCCTGAACATCACCACCCAGGCGTCGGATGTCGGGGCGCTGACGCCGAACCTCTGGGGATTCGAGGAGCGCGAAAAGCTCATGTGCTTTTATGAGCGCGCATCGGGCGCTCGCCTCCATGCCAATTATTTCCGCGTGGGCGGCGTCCATCAGGATTTGCCAGCGCAATTGCTGGAGGACATCTACGCCTTTTGCGACCCGTTTCTCCAGGTCTGCGACGACCTCGAAAGCATCCTTGGAGAAAACCGTGTTTTCAAAGAGCGCAATGTCGGCATCGGCGTAATCACGCTCGACGACGCATGGGCGCTCGGTTTTTCGGGCGTTATGGTCCGGGCTTGCGGCGCGCCTTGGGACCTTCGCAAGACGCAGCCTTACGAATGCTACGAAAAACTGGATTTCGATATCCCGATCGGCTCGCGCGGCGATTGTTACGACCGATACTGCGTGCGCATGGAAGAGATGCGCCAATCGACGGGGATAATGAAACAATGCGTGAAAAAACTGCTGTCACGCGAAGGAATGGGGCCGGTTGTAGTCCTTGATCACAGGATCGCACCGCCAAAGCGCCGCGTGATGAAGCGCTCCATGGAGGCAATGATAGAGCAGTTCAAGCTCTATTCGGAAGGGCACCATGTGCCCGAGGGCGAGGTCTATGCCGCGGTGGAGGCCCCCAAGGGCGAATTCGGAGTCTATCTGGTTTCCGACGGCGGCAACAAGCCATACAGATGCAAGATCAGGGCTCCCTCATTTGCTCATTTACAGGCGATGGACCGGCTATCACAAGGACACATGCTCGCGGATGTCTCTGCGATCGTCGGATCGCTCGACATCGTCTTCGGCGAAATCGACAGATGAATCAGGGCTTGAGGACGTAACGGCTTGGCGTGGCGTCCGTGCGCGCAAAACTCTCTTGGAACATGTGTGTGAGGTCCTAAGTAGCGTCTCCATATCGCTTGGCGCACATTGAGTGAGCATGGCAATCGCGCAAGGGGGTTCGTTTGTGACTGAAGTCGTCGAATTGGCGGACTTTGTAGCGCGCGCACATTTTTCTGACATCAGCGCGGCGGCGCTGACGCAGCTGAAGATTCGTATTCTCGACACTATCGGCGTCGCCATTGGAGCCATCGGCGCCGGACCTCCGGCGGCGATCCGACGCTTGACGGAACAGCTGGGCGGCGCCCCGCTCTCGACCCTCATCGGCGGGGGCGCGACGGCTCCCGATCGGGCGGCCTTCTACAATGGCGCGCTCAGCCGCTATCTCGACTTCATGGACAGTTACATTGCTCAGGGCGAAACATGCCACCCCTCCGACAATCTCGCGCCTGTAATGGCTGCTGCTGAGATGGCGGGTGCGAACGGGGCGGAATTTCTCACGGCCCTGGCGGTCGCCTATCAGGTTCAGACGCGCCTCAGTGACGTGGCTCCGGTGCGCCGCAAAGGTTTCGACCATACGACACAGGGCGCCTATGCAGTGGCGGCCGGCGTCGCCAAAGCGTTGCGGCTGCCGCGTGACCAGATCGCGAATGCAATTGCAATCAGCGGAACCGCGAACGTCGCCCTCAGGGTCGCGCGAACCGGCGCGTTATCCAATTGGAAGGGGCTTGCCTATCCCAATATGGCGATGGCCGCTACCCATGCGTCGCTTCTTGCGGCTCATGGCGTCACCGGACCGCCTATGGTTTTCGAAGGAAACAAGGGCTTCAAGGAGACGATCAGCGGGCCGTTCGAGATCGACTGGCGACATGAAGATCTCGAAAGCGTCCTGAAAACGGTGATCAAGAAACACAACGCCGAAATACACGCGCAGACCGCGATCGAAGCGGCGCTGGACATCCGCGCGCGGCCTGGCTTCCGCCTCGAGGCGATCAGAGCCGTTCGCCTCGAGACGTTCGCGGTCGCCTATCATATCATCGGCGGCGGCGAGGAAGGCGACAAGCATCTGGTGCGGACGAAGGAAGAGGCGGATCATAGCCTGCCTTATATGCTGGCCGTCGCGCTTATCGACGGCGCACTGATGCCCGAGCAGTTCGCGCGTTCGCGCATTGTCGCACCGGATGTGCAGCACATTCTGCGCAAAGTGACTGTGACGCCCATCGCCGCCTTCACGGCCTTGTTTCCAAATAAGCTCCCGGCGCGACTCGAGATCGAAATGGACGATGGTTCGATCTTCATGGCGCGGCGCGACGACTACCGTGGTTTCTATACGACGCCTTTCGCTTGGGCCGACGCGCGCGAGAAATGTGATCTCGTCGTGAGCCGCATCGCTTCACCGGGTTGGTCCGGCGCGGTGGCCGAGGTGGTCTCGAGTCTCGACGAACGACCCTTTGCCGATCTGATCGCACTCCTCGAGAAGCCAACGAACCGGTGAGTCATCATGAGCGAGACGACCTTCTCCTTTATCCCCCGCGCGGCCCGCTCGGAAAAGCCGAGAAAAACTGGCCTTACGGAAATTCGCGGACCTTATTACAGCGCTTATGGACCGCGGCATCTTGCTGATGTGCTCGAAACGATGGGCGCGTGGGTGGATGGCGTCAAATACGCCGGCGGCTCTTTCGCCCTCATGCCGCCGGGCGCTGTGGAAGCCCTCAACAAGGTGGCGCATGATCACGACCTCTATGTTTCCACCGGCGGCTGGATGGAAAATGTCCTGCGCTTCGGCCCGGACGTCACCGCCCGTTACATTGAAGAGGCGAAGGCGCTGGGCTTCGACATGATTGAAATCTCCGCGGGATTCATCAGCCTGCCTACGGAGAGCATGCTTCGTCTCGTGGAAGCCGTCAAAAAGGCCGGCCTGAAAGCCAAGCCTGAACTCGGGATCCAATTCGGCGCAGGCGGCGCGACAGCGGCCGGCGAGCTCCAATCGGAAGGAACAAAAGACGTTGGTTGGCTGATCGCACAGGGAAAAGCCCTTCTCGCCGCCGGCGCCGATATCCTCATGATCGAGAGCGAAGGCGTTACTGAG encodes:
- a CDS encoding AI-2E family transporter codes for the protein MTQAAGNADDQAQRRPNLATILVAFAIFVLVFHELRWVILPFVLAGLLAYLFNPLVERISARFEASRILGAAAVFVTLLTAAVVTIWIGARPLVTELERVATDLREILGRLAHGVFDDRTVTIFGINADANQIAEAATNGLRGWIGQTGRLLQLASVSFVALFGCILVFVLLFYLLAQGPQIMRSLLWLAPLDQRDTIEKVWARLGPLLWRYICGVLIVVAYAIVAAYVGLGLVLGLRHALFLALLTGFLEMIPVVGPGASALIAGLAAIGNATGIAPIIGYAIYAIALRLSIDQLLGPLVLGAAATLSPVTIIFCFLVGGALFGVSGVILAAPAAIALKTWVAVTRGETTLG
- a CDS encoding LysM peptidoglycan-binding domain-containing protein, with the translated sequence MAVVAYAVVHGSDKILTQRQTASGCLETVKLLEAQAEPDIHILDADGAEMSLGQIEELQKREVERKYIVATAVPASIQSPGKTGERLGNGGAISRAPLAAALLALVMLGLSIHALSHHGVEHVAPTQAAARKPAERNAGSAPPSGGRSAETAVGPEAPQPSKEAPVASETQAETYRIVAGDTLSGIARKIYHDPGRWRDIASANPGLNPNRLRPGAEIILPDLRRRATPR
- a CDS encoding NADH-quinone oxidoreductase subunit D, which translates into the protein MQAQTARTANGVPQRSFMLNFGPVHPAAHGVLRLILELDGEVVLRADPHVGFLHRGTEKLIEDKTYLQALPYFDRLDYVAPMNQEHGFCLAVEKLLGIEPPWRAQLIRVLFCEIGRLLSHLLNITTQASDVGALTPNLWGFEEREKLMCFYERASGARLHANYFRVGGVHQDLPAQLLEDIYAFCDPFLQVCDDLESILGENRVFKERNVGIGVITLDDAWALGFSGVMVRACGAPWDLRKTQPYECYEKLDFDIPIGSRGDCYDRYCVRMEEMRQSTGIMKQCVKKLLSREGMGPVVVLDHRIAPPKRRVMKRSMEAMIEQFKLYSEGHHVPEGEVYAAVEAPKGEFGVYLVSDGGNKPYRCKIRAPSFAHLQAMDRLSQGHMLADVSAIVGSLDIVFGEIDR
- a CDS encoding MmgE/PrpD family protein — its product is MTEVVELADFVARAHFSDISAAALTQLKIRILDTIGVAIGAIGAGPPAAIRRLTEQLGGAPLSTLIGGGATAPDRAAFYNGALSRYLDFMDSYIAQGETCHPSDNLAPVMAAAEMAGANGAEFLTALAVAYQVQTRLSDVAPVRRKGFDHTTQGAYAVAAGVAKALRLPRDQIANAIAISGTANVALRVARTGALSNWKGLAYPNMAMAATHASLLAAHGVTGPPMVFEGNKGFKETISGPFEIDWRHEDLESVLKTVIKKHNAEIHAQTAIEAALDIRARPGFRLEAIRAVRLETFAVAYHIIGGGEEGDKHLVRTKEEADHSLPYMLAVALIDGALMPEQFARSRIVAPDVQHILRKVTVTPIAAFTALFPNKLPARLEIEMDDGSIFMARRDDYRGFYTTPFAWADAREKCDLVVSRIASPGWSGAVAEVVSSLDERPFADLIALLEKPTNR
- a CDS encoding phosphosulfolactate synthase, encoding MSETTFSFIPRAARSEKPRKTGLTEIRGPYYSAYGPRHLADVLETMGAWVDGVKYAGGSFALMPPGAVEALNKVAHDHDLYVSTGGWMENVLRFGPDVTARYIEEAKALGFDMIEISAGFISLPTESMLRLVEAVKKAGLKAKPELGIQFGAGGATAAGELQSEGTKDVGWLIAQGKALLAAGADILMIESEGVTESVTSWRTDVPAAIINQIGLDKVMFEAADPPVFEWYVKNYGNEVNLFVDHSQIVQLEALRAGIWGTKSTWGRIQNI